From the Oryzias latipes chromosome 22, ASM223467v1 genome, one window contains:
- the LOC101170886 gene encoding doublecortin domain-containing protein 2 — protein MAASSAATSHLPPVKSVVVYRNGDPFHTGRRFVVNQRQVATMEAFLNEVTRSIRAPLAVRTLYTPKQGHRVTDLQDLQTGAQYVAAGSERFKKLDYLNAGVKKQPASREETQVKGVQKPHVTAKWREFVPAPCIIHVFRNGDLLCAPLRFLIPRSMRQDLEQILCVISEKVNLRTGAVRRLCSLEGMTVSSAGELETGHCYVAVGTERFKKLPYEALLASKERHFKHFPGKKRLQRRAQNRKLESNPEDPHSDSAPHDSPQSDGRRVKSTGDEAADPQTSQEISKRAEGTGVEIHPKPSQAPSLLSNGSVYLNIFQKEEQKSNEEPEGAEEVQEDENTATELPVDQLAAEIIEEEEINNVEDSVLAMKEASPQKASSGGAGQDRRPEEIRASQRDSR, from the exons ATGGCTGCCAGCTCTGCAGCTACATCCCACCTGCCTCCGGTGAAGAGTGTGGTGGTGTACAGGAATGGAGACCCTTTCCACACCGGAAGGAGGTTCGTTGTCAACCAGCGACAAGTGGCCACCATGGAAGCCTTTTTGAACGAAGTGACCCGGAGCATCAGGGCTCCTCTTGCCGTCAGGACTCTGTACACTCCCAAGCAGGGCCACAGGGTCACGGACCTTCAGGATCTGCAAACGGGAGCCCAGTATGTTGCAGCCGGCTCTGAGAGGTTCAAAAAGCTGGA TTATCTCAATGCTGGGGTTAAAAAACAGCCCGCCTCTCGAGAAGAGACCCAG GTAAAAGGTGTCCAGAAGCCGCATGTTACTGCAAAGTGGAGGGAGTTTGTACCTGCACCTTGCATCATCCA tgTTTTCCGGAACGGAGATCTTCTGTGCGCACCGCTCCGATTTCTCATTCCTCGCAGCATGCGACAGGACCTGGAGCAGATCCTGTGCGTGATCTCAGAGAAGGTCAACTTACGGACCGGAGCGGTGCGCAG ATTGTGCTCTTTGGAAGGAATGACCGTGTCCTCGGCTGGAGAGCTGGAGACGGGCCACTGCTACGTTGCTGTGGGAACCGAGAGATTCAAGAAACTTCCATATGAGGCACTTTTGGCTTCCAAAGAAAGGCATTTTAA ACATTTTCCTGGAAAAAAGAGACTTCAACGGAGAGCTCAG aACAGGAAGTTAGAAAGCAATCCCGAGGATCCACACAGCGACTCAGCTCCACATGACTCCCCAcag TCAGATGGTCGCAGAGTGAAGTCGACAGGAGATGAAGCTGCAGACCCTCAAACATCACAGGAGATCAGCAAAAGAGCAGAAGGGACCGGTGTAGAGATCCACCCAAAACCCTCACAGGCCCCATCTCTGCTCAGCAACGGATCAG TTTAtctaaatatatttcaaaagGAAGAGCAGAAAAGCAACGAGGAGCCGGAGGGAGCagaggaagtgcaggaggaTGAAAATACAGCGACGGAGCTTCCAGTTGATCAG CTAGCCGCAGAAATCATAGAGGAAGAAGAAATAAACAATGTAGAGGATTCTGTGCTCGCCATGA